Proteins encoded by one window of Salvia splendens isolate huo1 chromosome 14, SspV2, whole genome shotgun sequence:
- the LOC121764402 gene encoding uncharacterized protein LOC121764402, producing the protein MHTRSRGLPLEPIDLEIEASNRRRNALRRLNQRIRVSSPVQRRSPSPVQESPSPTPSPVHSPIQFKPHSPILMENVEGNDVPPPPPTNAQLQQQLEDLQRQLNQRQNVVPVQNMYAYHGVANPPVGNNVNANTFELRRGLLQMAENNAFRGRPTEDPNKHLTKFIQICNTTKINGVTDEQIRLRVFPFSLEDDAKDWLDSMEPNSIRTWEAMVEKFLEKYYPPSEALKRQSEILSFEMTPQESIRGAWERFKGLMKRCPNHGLNPTHQVLAFYRGCLPEAKRELNLSAGGSLLKKGEAEAMEVIERVTSNDEGWNNVRSNIHRVASAAESSHMDSMYKQMELLHKKIDLMGMGPAIQEQKEGVEDVSYIHQGGNRYYNNSRPNQGGGGYNHFGNKAHPNLSYGNPNNALQPPPGFTVSQGMITEPQNKCSEDILNAFMIQSHKNMEHTNQRLEKVENNMHGMAGHMKSLETQMSQIAQAVGQLHQSGQFPSTTVPNPKDCKVIYLRSGTSYESPPMHEVEAKEVPEEKEEEEIEVEAPLMQPEDLNVGDVTSLNQRSTSLDVDPRNSTNAADETQSRAQHPSSGIIADPNLLGARRFRIRFLFVDESILLRDSSLNIQPEAIVSPTPKEVKIPFPQVVQKKKLDEKLVKFLEIFKRVHLNIPLIEALQQMPGYLKFLKEIVSKKKRLVDYETVNLTKNCSAIIQEKMPAKMKDPGSFNISCVIGNDRQTKALCDLGASINLIPLSFFRKLKFGVLKPTTFTLQMADKSVKYPNGLLENVLVRVNDFIFPVDFVVLEMKEDPNVPLILGRPFLATGKALIDVTKGELTLRHGNKTVILSLLDKMKRHEVEESKRVEEVPLKVEECKMIQAAHVRARDDEVENPLEDIYLCLNGCLKMNMDWG; encoded by the exons ATGCACACACGCTCTAGGGGTTTACCTTTAGAGCCTATCGATCTtgagatcgaagcatccaacaGAAGGAGAAACGCTTTGAGAAGGCTAAATCAAAGGATCCGAGTCTCTTCTCCGGTCCAAAGACGATCACCTTCACCAGTTCAAGAATCACCGTCACCTACTCCGTCACCAGTTCACTCCCCTATTCAGTTTAAGCCACATTCTCCTATTCTGATGGAGAACGTAGAGGGGAATGATgttccaccacctcctccaacgAATGCTCAGCTTCAACAACAACTCGAAGACCTGCAAAGGCAGTTAAATCAAAGGCAAAACGTGGTACCTGTCCAGAACATGTATGCCTATCATGGGGTGGCAAACCCACCCGTTGGCAACAATGTTAATGCCAACACGTTTGAACTCAGGAGAGGACTACTTCAGATGGCGGAAAACAATGCTTTTAGAGGCCGACCCACAGAGGATCCTAACAAGCACCTCACTAAATTCATCCAGATCTGCAACACGACGAAAATAAATGGAGTCACAGATGAGCAGATCAGATTAAGGGTGTTCCCTTTTTCTCTGGAGGATGATGCCAAGGATTGGCTGGACAGTATGGAGCCCAACTCCATTCGCACGTGGGAGGCCATGGTTGAGAAGTTCTTAGAAAAATACTACCCACCGAGTGAGGCATTGAAGAGGCAGTCAGAAATCCTTTCGTTTGAGATGACTCCCCAAGAGAGTATCCGAGGAGCTTGGGAAAGATTCAAGGGGCTGATGAAGAGGTGCCCCAATCATGGGCTGAATCCGACGCATCAAGTCCTAGCATTCTATAGGGGGTGTCTGCCTGAAGCAAAGCGTGAACTGAACCTGAGCGCAGGAGGATCATTGCTGAAGAAAGGAGAAGCAGAGGCCATGGAAGTGATTGAGAGAGTGACATCTAATGATGAAGGCTGGAACAACGTGAGGAGCAACATACACAGAGTAGCCTCTGCCGCAGAGAGCAGCCATATGGACAGCATGTATAAACAAATGGAGCTCCTCCACAAGAAGATAGATCTCATGGGGATGGGACCGGCTATACAGGAGCAGAAAGAGGGTGTAGAGGATGTTAGCTACATACACCAAGGGGGCAATAGATACTATAACAACTCCCGCCCCAATCAAGGTGGTGGAGGTTACAATCATTTTGGGAACAAGGCGCATCCTAACCTATCATATGGGAACCCCAACAATGCCCTTCAACCACCACCGGGGTTCACAGTTTCTCAAGGAATGATCACTGAGCCGCAGAACAAATGTTCAGAGGACATATTGAATGCATTCATGATTCAGTCACACAAGAACATGGAGCATACCAATCAAAGGCTAGAGAAAGTTGAGAATAATATGCATGGCATGGCAGGACATATGAAGAGCCTGGAGACGCAGATGAGTCAGATTGCCCAAGCCGTGGGACAATTACATCAATCGGGGCAATTCCCAAGCACTACAGTTCCAAATCCAAAAGACTGCAAGGTAATCTACTTAAGGAGTGGGACAAGCTATGAGAGTCCTCCTATGCACGAGGTGGAAGCTAAAGAAGTGCccgaagagaaagaagaagaggagattgAGGTGGAAGCACCTCTTATGCAGCCCGAG GATTTGAATGTTGGTGATGTTACAAGTCTGAATCAACGTTCAACATCGCTCGACGTCGATCCAAG AAACTCTACAAACGCTGCCGACGAGACGCAATCTCGCGCTCAGCATCCTTCATCGGGAATCATCGCCGACCCAAACCTATTGGGCGCTCGACGATTTCGGATCCGTTTCTTGTTCGTGGACGAATCGATTCTGTTAAGGGACTCATCCCTTAACATTCAACCTGAGGCAATTGTTTCCCCCACGCCGAAAGAGGTTAAAATTCCTTTTCCTCAAGTGGTGCAAAAGAAGAAGTTGGACGAGAAGCTTGTTAAGTTCCTTGAAATCTTCAAGAGAGTGCACCTCAATATTCCTCTTATTGAGGCTCTCCAACAAATGCCCGGCTACCTCAAGTTTTTGAAAGAGATTGTGTCCAAGAAGAAGAGGTTGGTTGATTATGAAACCGTAAACTTGACCAAGAATTGTAGTGCAATCATCCAAGAAAAGATGCCGGCAAAGATGAAAGATCCGGGGAGCTTTAACATTTCTTGTGTGATCGGGAATGATAGGCAAACTAAGGCCTTGTGTGACTTAGGGGCAAGCATAAATCTCATACCTTTAAGCTTCTTCCGAAAGTTGAAATTTGGTGTCTTGAAGCCAACTACATTTACCCTTCAAATGGCGGATAAATCCGTCAAATACCCGAATGGACTCCTTGAGAATGTATTAGTAAGGGTGAATGATTTTATCTTCCCcgtggattttgttgttttggaaaTGAAGGAGGATCCAAATGTCCCTCTCATCCTTGGAAGACCATTCCTAGCAACTGGAAAAGCTCTAATTGACGTCACTAAGGGAGAACTCACCCTTAGGCATGGAAACAAGACGGTCATTCTCTCCTTGTTGGACAAGATGAAACGTCATGAAGTGGAAGAGTCCAAGAGAGTGGAAGAAGTGCCCTTAAAAGTTGAAGAGTGCAAGATGATACAAGCGGCACATGTGAGGGCTAGGGATGATGAGGTTGAGAATCCTTTGGAGGATATATATTTATGCCTGAATGGATGTTTGAAGATGAACATGGATTGGGGGTAA